From Novosphingobium decolorationis, one genomic window encodes:
- a CDS encoding class I SAM-dependent methyltransferase, with protein MKTSRTTPPANDPSAAYDGPPDYRVIGRHAVFPETNHDEIERVNFLAQMNRHLAARVVPGVKAAYDSRVAPKFEAENGRPLANRHEARKALLKDPAFQTWSALRRMTMEQRQQAGRWTSLRQAERLAAIAADLTDGDPRLQLDPTVEIPRYVSAVDHHCMPGSYHTEYFEGDVTNGANYDHAGFVTTSGLLGKYSDGGGMAVVNWVKKNLPDFAPRKILEIGGTVGHSSLPLAQAYPEAEMTIVDLGAPVLRYGLARAKSLGVDNVSFVQASGEDLSRFEDASFDWIQTTMFLHELSTTALRNIFRETRRLLKPGGIVLHVEQPQYAPEMPLFEQAMRDWDAFYNNEPFWSRMHEMDLDEAMVDAGFAKDSLIHGGVYGVVDRELFPDAEEDDTEDYGRKAAWHVIGAVA; from the coding sequence GTGAAGACGTCGCGTACAACTCCACCTGCAAATGATCCTAGCGCCGCCTATGACGGCCCGCCCGACTACCGGGTGATTGGTCGCCATGCGGTATTTCCCGAGACCAACCACGACGAGATCGAGCGCGTGAACTTCCTCGCGCAGATGAACCGGCACCTGGCCGCGCGCGTCGTGCCGGGCGTGAAGGCGGCTTACGACAGCCGCGTCGCACCGAAGTTCGAGGCCGAGAACGGACGGCCGCTCGCCAATCGCCACGAGGCGCGCAAGGCGCTGCTCAAGGACCCGGCCTTCCAGACCTGGTCTGCGCTGCGCCGCATGACGATGGAGCAGCGCCAGCAGGCCGGACGCTGGACTTCGCTGCGCCAGGCCGAACGCCTCGCCGCCATTGCGGCCGACCTGACCGACGGCGATCCGCGTCTGCAGCTCGATCCCACGGTGGAGATACCGCGCTACGTCTCGGCGGTCGACCACCACTGCATGCCCGGCAGCTACCACACCGAGTACTTCGAGGGTGACGTCACCAACGGCGCGAACTACGACCACGCCGGGTTCGTCACCACCAGCGGGCTTCTCGGCAAGTACTCCGACGGCGGCGGCATGGCGGTGGTCAACTGGGTGAAGAAGAACCTGCCCGATTTTGCGCCCAGGAAGATCCTCGAGATCGGCGGCACGGTCGGCCACTCCAGCCTGCCCTTGGCGCAGGCCTATCCCGAAGCCGAGATGACCATCGTCGATCTCGGTGCACCCGTGCTGCGCTATGGCCTGGCCCGCGCCAAGTCGCTGGGCGTCGACAACGTCTCCTTCGTGCAGGCGAGCGGCGAGGACCTCTCGCGCTTCGAGGACGCCAGCTTCGACTGGATCCAGACGACGATGTTCCTCCACGAACTTTCGACCACCGCGCTGCGCAACATCTTCCGCGAAACGCGCCGCCTGCTCAAACCCGGCGGCATCGTGCTGCACGTCGAGCAGCCCCAGTATGCGCCCGAAATGCCGCTCTTCGAGCAGGCGATGCGTGACTGGGATGCCTTCTACAACAACGAACCCTTCTGGTCGCGCATGCACGAGATGGACCTCGACGAGGCCATGGTCGATGCCGGCTTTGCAAAGGACAGCCTGATCCATGGCGGCGTCTACGGCGTGGTCGACCGCGAGCTGTTCCCCGATGCGGAAGAAGATGACACCGAAGACTATGGCCGCAAGGCGGCCTGGCACGTGATCGGAGCCGTGGCATGA
- a CDS encoding FAD-dependent oxidoreductase: MSETFEFTVPVLVVGGGACGCIAALAAAKAGAEVLLIEQDERPMGSTGMSQGLICAAGTKAQAAQGIEDSAHTYFDDIMAKTKGQTDPVLARAIADHAGPTVDWMVEELDMPWELDTGFRPAYGNSTYRVHGWRGHGGQDMVDLLHRRLDDNGVDVMTEAKLVEVHADEDGRITGVTIARPDGSHEAVGCDTLILACGGFAANHAMVAANMPEMAEARNNGHEGSQGTGIAVGGKVGAALGDMASYQGYAMLTEPQGMPVPPGVPIAGGILVNIEGKRFTNETDDIAGMVHPVLQQPGDYVWVIYDDRIEKDVDYIPEIIELNKLNAPRFADSEEELAQVLGLPVDNLVATLAEARAAQGSGTADSFGRVWDGDLPPAPRFRALKVVGAIFHTQGGLQIDGNAQVLRPDGTKLPNLFAGGGAARSVSGPAHWGYLPAMGLATAVTFGRLAGEAAAKLALSREPA; the protein is encoded by the coding sequence ATGAGCGAAACCTTCGAATTCACCGTTCCCGTGCTGGTGGTGGGCGGCGGCGCCTGCGGCTGTATTGCCGCTCTTGCCGCCGCGAAGGCCGGGGCCGAGGTGCTGCTGATCGAGCAGGACGAGCGCCCGATGGGCTCTACCGGCATGTCGCAGGGCCTTATCTGCGCGGCGGGCACAAAGGCCCAGGCCGCACAGGGCATCGAGGACAGCGCGCACACCTATTTCGATGACATCATGGCCAAGACCAAGGGGCAGACCGACCCGGTCCTGGCGCGGGCCATCGCCGATCATGCGGGGCCTACAGTCGACTGGATGGTCGAGGAACTCGACATGCCCTGGGAGCTCGATACGGGCTTTCGCCCCGCCTACGGCAACAGCACCTACCGGGTGCACGGCTGGCGCGGGCACGGCGGGCAGGACATGGTCGACCTGCTTCACCGCCGCCTGGACGACAACGGTGTCGATGTCATGACCGAAGCCAAGCTGGTCGAAGTCCACGCAGATGAGGATGGGCGGATCACCGGGGTGACCATCGCGCGCCCGGACGGTTCGCACGAAGCGGTTGGCTGCGACACGCTGATCCTCGCCTGCGGCGGCTTTGCGGCGAACCATGCGATGGTCGCGGCGAACATGCCCGAAATGGCCGAAGCGCGGAACAATGGCCACGAAGGCAGCCAGGGCACAGGCATCGCGGTCGGCGGCAAGGTTGGCGCCGCGCTTGGCGACATGGCCTCCTACCAGGGGTATGCCATGCTGACCGAACCGCAGGGCATGCCGGTCCCGCCGGGCGTCCCGATTGCCGGCGGTATCCTCGTCAACATCGAGGGCAAGCGCTTCACCAACGAGACCGACGATATTGCCGGCATGGTGCACCCCGTGCTGCAGCAACCGGGCGACTATGTCTGGGTGATCTACGACGACCGCATCGAGAAGGACGTCGACTACATCCCCGAGATTATCGAGCTCAACAAGCTCAACGCCCCGCGCTTCGCCGACAGCGAAGAAGAACTCGCCCAGGTCCTCGGCCTTCCTGTCGACAACCTCGTGGCAACGCTGGCCGAGGCACGCGCTGCACAAGGCTCGGGCACGGCCGACAGCTTCGGCCGCGTCTGGGACGGCGACCTTCCCCCTGCCCCGCGCTTCCGCGCGCTGAAGGTGGTGGGCGCGATCTTCCACACCCAGGGCGGTCTTCAGATCGATGGCAACGCGCAGGTCCTGCGCCCCGATGGCACAAAACTTCCCAACCTCTTTGCAGGTGGCGGCGCCGCGCGGTCCGTTTCCGGCCCGGCGCACTGGGGCTATCTTCCGGCCATGGGGCTGGCGACGGCCGTGACTTTCGGTCGCCTTGCCGGAGAGGCCGCGGCCAAGCTCGCGCTGAGCCGCGAACCGGCCTGA
- a CDS encoding FAD-binding oxidoreductase: MSDIAAPAAPASIAPCPGDLRAKLEGIVDAANVTSDEARLRLFSEDVWIASNHVAMLIVAPATTEELAAVVAAANEAGVALAPRGAGMSYTEAYIPATSDTITIDTTRMNKVLDISPEDMTVTVQAGCSWRELNEALKEKGLRTPFWGPMSGIYSTIGGGLSMLNAMFGAGHYGTTSESVIALTMVLADGRILRTGARGPDGDTPFYRHFGPDIAGLFCGDSGTLGLKAEITLRLIRTPAFEQSASFSFKSGPAMLEALGEMAREGLAAESCGFDPGLTKVRMKRMSMASDVKTLGKVISKEKSLGKGLLAAAKIAMGGRNFIPEEEYPLHITAEGRCKEAVAHDIARAREIAAKFDGVEIENSIAKIIRAMPFPAPNSILGPEGESWIPVHGQFSLSTAPKAFAEIRAYFDEMQETFDKHGIFNGFLISSMSTNAIIIEPVFFWPEGYRPIHESMVEPDHMKRLKQLGAHPEATAIVTAAREKVKEIARKYGAGHFQIGRSYAYRDRMDEAFLDVLDAVKNTVDPKGLFNPGGLGFPQGKIAQ, translated from the coding sequence ATGTCCGATATCGCCGCTCCGGCCGCTCCTGCTTCCATCGCCCCGTGTCCGGGGGACCTTCGCGCCAAGCTTGAAGGCATCGTCGACGCGGCCAACGTAACCTCCGACGAGGCGCGCTTGCGCCTGTTCAGTGAAGACGTCTGGATTGCCTCCAATCACGTCGCCATGCTGATCGTGGCCCCGGCGACGACCGAGGAACTCGCCGCCGTGGTCGCCGCCGCAAACGAGGCCGGGGTCGCCCTTGCCCCGCGCGGTGCGGGCATGAGCTATACCGAAGCCTACATTCCGGCGACCAGTGACACGATCACCATCGACACCACGCGCATGAACAAGGTGCTGGATATCAGCCCCGAGGACATGACCGTGACCGTGCAGGCCGGGTGCTCGTGGCGCGAGCTGAACGAGGCACTCAAGGAGAAGGGCCTGCGCACGCCGTTCTGGGGGCCGATGTCGGGCATCTACTCCACCATTGGTGGCGGTCTCTCGATGCTGAACGCCATGTTCGGTGCAGGCCACTACGGCACCACCAGCGAGAGCGTCATTGCGCTGACCATGGTGCTGGCCGACGGGCGTATCCTGCGCACCGGCGCGCGCGGGCCGGATGGCGACACGCCGTTCTACCGCCACTTCGGCCCGGACATTGCGGGCCTCTTCTGCGGCGATTCGGGCACTCTGGGGCTCAAGGCCGAGATCACCCTGCGGCTCATCCGCACTCCCGCTTTCGAGCAGTCCGCCTCGTTCTCATTCAAGAGCGGCCCCGCCATGCTCGAGGCTCTGGGCGAAATGGCCCGCGAGGGTCTTGCTGCGGAAAGCTGTGGCTTTGACCCGGGCCTCACCAAGGTGCGCATGAAGCGCATGTCGATGGCGAGCGACGTGAAGACGCTGGGCAAGGTCATCTCCAAGGAGAAGTCACTGGGCAAGGGCCTGCTGGCCGCAGCCAAGATCGCCATGGGCGGCCGCAACTTCATCCCCGAGGAAGAGTACCCGCTCCACATAACCGCCGAAGGGCGCTGCAAGGAGGCGGTCGCCCACGACATTGCCCGGGCCCGCGAAATTGCGGCGAAGTTCGACGGCGTGGAGATCGAGAATTCGATCGCCAAGATCATCCGCGCCATGCCTTTCCCTGCGCCCAACTCGATCCTGGGTCCTGAAGGCGAAAGCTGGATTCCGGTCCATGGCCAGTTCTCGCTCTCGACCGCGCCCAAGGCCTTTGCCGAGATCCGCGCCTACTTTGACGAGATGCAGGAGACCTTCGACAAGCATGGCATCTTCAACGGCTTCCTGATCTCCTCGATGTCGACCAACGCCATCATCATCGAGCCGGTCTTCTTCTGGCCCGAAGGGTACCGCCCGATCCACGAATCGATGGTCGAGCCCGACCACATGAAGCGCCTGAAGCAGCTCGGCGCCCACCCCGAAGCCACGGCCATCGTCACGGCCGCGCGCGAGAAGGTGAAGGAAATCGCGCGCAAGTATGGCGCAGGCCACTTCCAGATCGGCCGTTCCTATGCCTATCGCGACCGCATGGACGAGGCCTTCCTCGACGTTCTCGACGCGGTAAAGAACACGGTTGATCCCAAGGGCCTGTTCAATCCGGGCGGCCTGGGCTTCCCGCAGGGCAAGATCGCCCAATAA
- a CDS encoding zinc-binding dehydrogenase, whose product MTQVEKTYRAIRLTRIAPSFREACDIVELPSREPGPGEIRVRNRFCGINGIFDTQIARDAVDYVKIALPTFTGVEAIGTVEAVGEGVSDFAVGDAAVSVRFTGGYREENTAPASGFVKAPAVTREYLALASTGVSAMVALERIGELKDGETVAISAAAGGLGHFLVQLAALRGCHVVGVAGGPQKCAFVKSLGAARVIDYKAEDVAQVLGREYHNALNVAVDTVSGPIHDAFLANLANHGRLVVGGAASDLEGKPEIVTAPRIANSIYYKSASVRGFMNGLLTQYWDEARARLFRLYEEGKLKVHLDSADYHGIEGIYDGVERLLSARSSGKVVVDLHAAP is encoded by the coding sequence ATGACCCAAGTCGAGAAGACCTACCGCGCGATCCGTCTCACACGGATCGCGCCCTCCTTCCGCGAAGCCTGCGATATCGTCGAACTGCCGAGCCGGGAGCCCGGCCCCGGAGAAATCCGCGTGCGCAACCGTTTTTGCGGCATCAACGGCATCTTCGACACGCAGATTGCGCGCGATGCCGTCGACTACGTCAAGATTGCTCTCCCCACTTTCACCGGGGTCGAGGCCATCGGTACGGTCGAGGCGGTGGGCGAAGGCGTCAGCGATTTCGCGGTGGGCGATGCGGCTGTCTCGGTCCGCTTCACCGGCGGCTACCGCGAGGAGAACACCGCGCCCGCAAGCGGCTTCGTCAAGGCCCCTGCGGTCACGCGCGAGTACCTCGCGCTTGCCTCGACGGGCGTGTCGGCCATGGTCGCCCTCGAACGTATCGGTGAACTGAAGGACGGCGAGACGGTCGCGATCTCGGCCGCCGCGGGGGGACTTGGCCATTTCCTTGTCCAGCTTGCTGCCCTGCGCGGATGCCATGTGGTGGGCGTTGCCGGAGGCCCCCAGAAGTGTGCCTTCGTGAAGTCGCTCGGCGCCGCGCGCGTCATCGACTACAAGGCCGAGGACGTGGCGCAAGTGCTCGGCCGCGAATACCACAACGCGCTCAACGTCGCGGTCGATACCGTCAGCGGGCCGATCCACGACGCCTTCCTGGCGAACCTCGCCAACCACGGACGGCTTGTCGTTGGAGGCGCCGCCTCGGATCTTGAAGGCAAGCCCGAGATCGTCACCGCCCCGCGCATCGCCAATTCGATCTACTACAAGAGCGCCTCGGTGCGCGGTTTCATGAACGGCCTACTCACCCAGTATTGGGACGAGGCGCGCGCGCGTCTCTTCCGCCTCTATGAGGAGGGCAAGCTCAAGGTCCATCTCGACAGTGCCGATTACCACGGCATCGAGGGGATCTATGACGGCGTCGAGCGTCTCCTGTCTGCTCGCTCATCGGGCAAGGTGGTCGTAGACTTGCACGCCGCGCCCTGA
- the tnpA gene encoding IS66-like element accessory protein TnpA, with product MGQITVMAGPERRRRWSEEERLDILAEAFAPGACVADVSRRRDVSTSLIYTWRRKLQEQAEAASLPVPKVTFAQAVLADDEQPADHDPCAAITVELGEGCCVRISSSASATLVSATLKALR from the coding sequence ATGGGTCAGATCACGGTGATGGCGGGGCCGGAGCGTCGGCGGCGTTGGAGCGAGGAGGAGCGGCTTGATATCCTCGCCGAGGCCTTTGCGCCGGGTGCCTGCGTTGCTGACGTATCCCGGCGGCGCGACGTTTCGACCAGCCTGATCTACACTTGGCGGCGCAAGTTGCAGGAACAGGCGGAAGCAGCGTCGTTGCCGGTACCAAAGGTAACATTTGCGCAGGCCGTGCTCGCCGATGATGAGCAGCCTGCCGATCATGATCCGTGCGCCGCGATCACGGTCGAACTGGGCGAAGGTTGCTGCGTGCGTATTTCGTCGTCTGCATCGGCTACGCTGGTTTCGGCGACATTGAAGGCGCTGCGATGA
- the tnpB gene encoding IS66 family insertion sequence element accessory protein TnpB (TnpB, as the term is used for proteins encoded by IS66 family insertion elements, is considered an accessory protein, since TnpC, encoded by a neighboring gene, is a DDE family transposase.) produces MIPSGARVWIAMGHTDMRKGMQGLALQVQQGLKRDPHGGDLFVFRGRTGSLVKIIWHDGIGMSLYAKRLEKGRFVWPSAREGMVSLTNAQLSCLLEGIDWRNPQYSWRPQSAG; encoded by the coding sequence ATGATCCCATCGGGCGCGAGAGTCTGGATCGCGATGGGCCACACGGACATGCGCAAGGGCATGCAGGGGCTGGCCTTGCAGGTGCAACAGGGCCTGAAGCGCGATCCGCATGGCGGCGACCTGTTCGTGTTCCGCGGGCGGACGGGATCGCTGGTCAAGATCATCTGGCACGACGGCATCGGCATGTCGCTCTATGCCAAACGGCTCGAGAAGGGGCGCTTCGTCTGGCCCTCGGCTCGGGAAGGCATGGTCTCGCTGACCAATGCGCAATTGTCCTGCCTGCTGGAGGGGATCGACTGGCGTAATCCCCAGTATTCGTGGCGTCCGCAGAGCGCCGGATAG
- the tnpC gene encoding IS66 family transposase, giving the protein MGGPQLSRHALVREVRPAPALNRQAERFAREGVALSTSTLADRVGAAAFALMPLYRRIETHVLDATRIHGDDTTVPVMAKGKTDTARLWVYVRDDRPFAGCDPPAALFHYSRDRRGEHPRRIWRPGRILQADAYGGYNELYAPGRQPAPVIEAGCFAHARRKFFELADVEGAARRRSRGEHTGMIYPIALEAVQRLDALFEIERGINGKTAAERVALRQERSAPLMADLHAWLTAQLAKLSRSHDLAKAIGYMLRRWDAFTRFLDDGRICITNNAAERALRCVPLGRKAWLFCGSDRGGQRAAVLYTLIQTARLNDVDPQAWLADVLARIAGHPAHRIDELLPRTGVRTQECYRRRHDRSIHAEAHGHRQLHANRNAAHRPQGQRSADLAAGRSADLDHPQGPA; this is encoded by the coding sequence ATGGGCGGGCCCCAGCTTTCTCGCCATGCTCTTGTTCGAGAAGTACGGCCAGCACCAGCCCTCAACCGGCAGGCCGAGCGCTTTGCCCGCGAAGGCGTTGCGCTCAGCACCTCGACATTGGCCGACCGTGTCGGTGCCGCCGCCTTCGCACTCATGCCGCTCTACCGGCGGATCGAGACCCATGTGCTGGATGCAACCCGGATCCACGGCGACGATACCACCGTGCCGGTCATGGCGAAGGGCAAGACCGATACGGCGCGCCTGTGGGTCTATGTGCGCGATGACCGACCCTTCGCCGGCTGCGATCCGCCAGCGGCCCTGTTCCACTATTCGCGCGACCGGCGCGGCGAGCATCCTCGGCGCATCTGGCGTCCCGGCAGGATTCTGCAGGCCGATGCCTATGGCGGCTACAACGAGCTTTACGCGCCCGGTCGTCAGCCAGCACCCGTGATCGAGGCGGGCTGCTTCGCGCATGCACGCCGCAAATTCTTCGAGCTGGCCGATGTCGAGGGAGCCGCGCGCAGGAGAAGCCGCGGCGAGCACACCGGCATGATCTACCCGATTGCGCTGGAGGCCGTGCAGCGCCTCGATGCCCTGTTCGAGATCGAGCGCGGCATCAATGGCAAGACGGCAGCCGAGCGCGTTGCACTCCGGCAGGAACGCAGCGCGCCGCTGATGGCGGATTTGCACGCCTGGCTCACCGCGCAGCTCGCGAAGCTGTCGCGCAGCCATGATCTGGCGAAGGCGATAGGCTACATGCTCCGGCGCTGGGATGCCTTCACCCGCTTCCTCGATGATGGCCGGATCTGCATCACCAACAATGCCGCCGAGCGGGCACTGCGCTGTGTACCGCTGGGCCGCAAGGCATGGCTGTTCTGCGGTTCGGATCGCGGCGGCCAGCGCGCGGCTGTGCTCTACACGCTGATCCAGACGGCCCGGCTTAACGACGTGGATCCGCAGGCGTGGCTGGCCGATGTCCTCGCGCGCATCGCCGGACATCCCGCGCACCGGATCGATGAACTGCTGCCCCGAACTGGCGTGCGAACGCAGGAGTGCTATCGCAGGCGGCATGACCGCTCGATCCATGCAGAGGCCCACGGCCATCGACAGCTTCACGCAAATCGCAACGCTGCGCATCGACCTCAAGGACAGCGATCCGCCGATCTGGCGGCAGGTCGAAGTGCCGACCTCGATCACCCTCAAGGTCCTGCATGA
- a CDS encoding plasmid pRiA4b ORF-3 family protein, with protein MPTSITLKVLHDIVHAAMGWFDYHLWEMVIDGQAYGIPMDDGWGTPLPKNASRVRLRDILAPGTIRIAYSYDFGDDWQHTLTLSDVRQGDPAIAYPRFIAGERNCPPEDCGGISGFYEMLDARSDPAHEEHADICRWLEDYDPEELDIFPIQVALGRIAAKRNAAAKRIITK; from the coding sequence GTGCCGACCTCGATCACCCTCAAGGTCCTGCATGACATCGTCCATGCCGCGATGGGCTGGTTCGACTATCATCTCTGGGAGATGGTGATCGACGGCCAGGCATACGGCATCCCGATGGATGACGGCTGGGGCACTCCGCTGCCCAAAAATGCCTCGAGGGTTCGTCTGCGTGATATCCTGGCTCCGGGCACCATCAGGATCGCCTATTCCTACGACTTTGGTGACGACTGGCAGCACACGCTGACCCTGAGTGATGTTCGCCAGGGCGACCCGGCCATAGCCTACCCGCGCTTCATCGCCGGCGAGCGCAATTGCCCGCCCGAAGATTGCGGAGGGATTAGCGGCTTCTACGAAATGCTCGATGCGAGGTCCGATCCCGCGCACGAGGAACATGCTGACATCTGCCGCTGGCTCGAAGACTACGACCCAGAGGAACTGGATATCTTCCCCATCCAGGTCGCGCTCGGCCGTATCGCCGCCAAACGCAACGCCGCCGCAAAGCGCATCATCACAAAATAG
- a CDS encoding 3-isopropylmalate dehydratase large subunit — protein MAPRSSPDGYGPKTLFEKIWETHRIDTGTSGAGLVAIDRVFLHERTGAAALKSMAAAGRPVRDPARVFAVMDHIVDTRIGRGDGTLMEGGSAFITETRAAAKAAGITLFDVNDPDQGITHVISPELGIVLPGVTLVAPDSHTCTQGALGALAWGIGSSEAEHAMATGTLRIEKPRTMRVTFTGQLAPGVTAKDMALALIAAHGAGGGAGHAVEFAGEAVEALDIEARMTLCNMATEFSAMAGFIAPDAKTFEYLAGRRYAPANFDDPYWQTLSTDEGATFDTEIEIDAASLAPMVSWGTSPQHSMPIDGAVPQGPERAHQYIDLAPGTAMLGTPIDVAFVGSCTNARLSDLRRAAALVKGRKVAASIKKAMVVPGSSAVKRAAEAEGLDTIFTEAGFEWRASGCSLCFFAGGERFPEGSRTISSTNRNFEGRQGPGIRTHIASPETVIASAVAGVIADPRELAKESAQ, from the coding sequence ATCGCGCCGCGGTCCTCACCGGATGGATACGGACCAAAGACACTTTTCGAGAAGATCTGGGAAACACACCGGATCGATACCGGCACCTCGGGCGCCGGACTTGTCGCTATCGACCGCGTGTTCCTGCACGAGCGCACGGGGGCGGCTGCGCTCAAATCGATGGCCGCGGCGGGCCGTCCGGTCCGCGATCCGGCCCGTGTCTTTGCGGTCATGGACCACATTGTCGACACCCGCATCGGACGCGGTGACGGCACGCTGATGGAAGGTGGCTCGGCCTTCATCACCGAGACCCGCGCCGCGGCCAAGGCGGCAGGCATCACCCTGTTCGACGTCAACGATCCTGACCAGGGCATCACCCACGTCATTTCGCCCGAACTCGGCATCGTGCTTCCGGGCGTGACCCTTGTCGCGCCCGACAGCCACACCTGCACGCAGGGCGCGCTGGGCGCGCTGGCCTGGGGCATCGGCTCGAGCGAAGCCGAGCATGCCATGGCGACCGGCACCCTGCGCATCGAAAAGCCCAGGACGATGCGCGTCACCTTCACCGGCCAGCTTGCCCCGGGCGTCACCGCCAAGGACATGGCGCTCGCTCTCATTGCCGCGCACGGCGCAGGTGGCGGCGCGGGCCATGCGGTCGAGTTCGCAGGCGAGGCCGTGGAAGCGCTCGACATCGAAGCGCGCATGACCTTGTGCAACATGGCGACCGAATTCTCGGCCATGGCCGGGTTCATCGCACCTGACGCCAAGACTTTCGAGTACCTTGCCGGACGCCGCTATGCGCCCGCGAATTTCGACGATCCCTACTGGCAGACGCTCTCGACCGACGAGGGCGCGACCTTCGACACCGAAATCGAGATCGACGCGGCCTCGCTCGCACCGATGGTCAGCTGGGGCACCAGCCCGCAGCATTCCATGCCCATCGACGGCGCGGTGCCGCAGGGCCCTGAGCGTGCGCACCAATACATCGACCTTGCCCCGGGCACCGCGATGCTGGGAACGCCCATCGACGTTGCCTTTGTCGGCTCGTGCACCAACGCGCGCCTTTCCGACCTTCGCCGCGCCGCGGCCCTGGTCAAGGGCCGCAAGGTTGCCGCTAGCATCAAGAAGGCGATGGTCGTTCCGGGAAGTTCCGCGGTCAAGCGCGCCGCCGAAGCCGAGGGGCTGGACACGATCTTCACCGAAGCAGGCTTCGAATGGCGCGCCAGCGGCTGTTCGCTATGCTTCTTCGCAGGCGGTGAACGCTTCCCCGAAGGAAGCCGCACGATCAGTTCGACCAACCGCAACTTCGAGGGTCGCCAGGGTCCGGGCATCCGCACCCATATCGCAAGCCCCGAAACCGTGATCGCGAGCGCCGTTGCCGGTGTCATTGCCGACCCGCGCGAACTGGCCAAGGAGAGCGCGCAGTGA
- the leuD gene encoding 3-isopropylmalate dehydratase small subunit, whose amino-acid sequence MTPFTTLTSVAVPILRDNVDTDAIIPSREMKSTGRTGLAEGLFAPWRYSDVAARTPDPTFELNMPEARGGQVILGGANFGCGSSREHAVWALVEYGIRCVIAESFAPIFRANCIRNGVLPITLPRTDVDALAWQEITVDLPAQTVTAGATTHSFTIEDEPRTMLLEGLDVIDLTLKALPAIEAWTDADRTARPWVYLEKTA is encoded by the coding sequence GTGACCCCCTTCACAACCCTCACCTCGGTTGCCGTGCCGATCCTGCGCGACAACGTCGATACCGACGCGATCATCCCGAGCCGCGAGATGAAGAGCACCGGGCGCACCGGCCTGGCCGAGGGCCTCTTCGCACCCTGGCGTTACAGCGACGTTGCCGCACGCACCCCCGATCCGACCTTCGAGCTCAACATGCCCGAGGCCAGGGGCGGCCAGGTGATCCTGGGCGGCGCCAACTTCGGCTGTGGTTCGAGCCGCGAGCACGCGGTCTGGGCGCTCGTCGAGTACGGCATCCGCTGCGTCATTGCCGAGAGCTTCGCGCCGATCTTCCGCGCCAACTGCATTCGCAACGGCGTCCTTCCGATCACCCTGCCCCGGACCGACGTTGACGCGCTGGCCTGGCAGGAGATCACGGTCGACCTGCCCGCGCAGACGGTGACGGCCGGCGCGACAACCCACAGCTTCACGATCGAGGACGAGCCGCGCACGATGCTGCTCGAAGGCCTCGACGTGATCGACCTCACATTGAAGGCCCTGCCCGCCATCGAGGCATGGACCGACGCCGACCGCACGGCGCGTCCCTGGGTCTACCTGGAGAAGACCGCATGA